The proteins below are encoded in one region of Corynebacterium felinum:
- a CDS encoding helix-turn-helix domain-containing protein, with translation MEKIYAGAKIRTLRRNLGLTQHAMARAANLSTSYLNQLENDQRPLTTTAISNLSKAFSLNSTYFSPETNARFVADLHESFSTAGLSGANPEDLHDLAARYPDLARGIVHLARALTDMTTLVHIQQREGKPLPPTLGTEDFANFAESETYPTSNPQKPYFQSQSMVYEEVRDFFYERRNHISELDTLAEEFAASLGPVGMRVTRLTAALDKRGISVKYKAHDDGPRRIFINQQVRLRIDLTEAQQCFELAMQWCYLVHDALIDTLARDPHLSPEAQKLTRVGLAQYFAAAVVMPYSEFLRTAKENHFDIDRIRSHFGTSFETTCHRLSSLQRENNEGIPFFFIRTDRAGNISKRQSATSFHFSRSGGACPKWVIHRAFETPGRIIRQVAQMPDGRTYLWIARTVASTPRSFSMERTEFAIGLGCDIEQAKNWVYSKGLELAPEAATPIGAGCRICERDNCHQRAFPALGLPLDINENFSPDLPYRPRL, from the coding sequence ATGGAAAAGATTTATGCGGGGGCGAAAATTCGGACACTTCGCCGCAACCTCGGGCTCACACAACACGCAATGGCGCGCGCAGCAAACCTTTCAACCAGCTACCTCAACCAACTCGAAAACGACCAACGCCCACTCACCACCACCGCAATTTCCAACCTCAGCAAGGCTTTTTCCCTCAACTCCACCTACTTCTCCCCCGAAACAAACGCCCGTTTTGTCGCAGACCTTCACGAATCCTTTTCCACAGCAGGCTTAAGCGGCGCCAACCCTGAAGATCTCCACGATCTCGCAGCCCGATACCCCGACCTTGCCCGCGGAATCGTGCACCTCGCCCGCGCACTAACCGACATGACCACTCTTGTCCACATCCAACAACGGGAAGGAAAACCCCTCCCTCCCACCCTCGGGACAGAAGATTTCGCTAATTTTGCAGAATCTGAAACCTACCCCACATCTAACCCCCAGAAACCGTACTTTCAATCCCAATCCATGGTGTACGAGGAAGTACGCGACTTCTTCTACGAACGTCGCAATCATATTTCTGAACTCGATACGTTGGCAGAAGAATTCGCCGCAAGTTTAGGCCCTGTTGGTATGCGCGTCACACGACTGACCGCAGCTTTAGATAAACGTGGAATCAGCGTGAAATACAAAGCACACGACGATGGCCCGCGGCGCATCTTTATCAACCAACAAGTCCGTCTCCGCATTGATCTCACAGAAGCTCAGCAATGCTTCGAATTAGCCATGCAGTGGTGTTACCTCGTCCACGACGCCCTCATCGATACCCTCGCCCGCGACCCTCACTTAAGCCCAGAAGCCCAGAAACTCACCCGCGTGGGCTTAGCCCAATACTTCGCCGCCGCAGTGGTCATGCCCTACTCAGAATTTTTGCGCACCGCGAAAGAAAACCACTTCGATATCGACCGTATCCGCAGCCATTTCGGCACAAGCTTCGAAACCACCTGCCACCGCCTTTCTTCACTCCAGCGCGAAAACAACGAAGGCATTCCCTTCTTCTTCATCCGCACCGACCGCGCAGGCAATATTTCAAAACGCCAATCAGCCACCAGCTTCCACTTTTCCCGCAGCGGTGGTGCCTGCCCCAAGTGGGTAATCCACCGCGCCTTCGAAACACCAGGACGCATCATCCGACAGGTTGCCCAAATGCCTGACGGGCGCACCTACCTCTGGATTGCACGCACTGTCGCTTCCACCCCACGCAGCTTCAGCATGGAACGCACCGAGTTCGCAATCGGATTGGGCTGTGATATTGAGCAGGCAAAAAATTGGGTCTATTCCAAAGGATTAGAACTCGCCCCCGAAGCCGCCACCCCTATCGGCGCTGGTTGCCGCATTTGCGAAAGGGACAATTGCCACCAGCGTGCATTTCCAGCTCTGGGGCTCCCCTTGGATATTAATGAGAATTTCTCCCCCGACTTACCGTACCGGCCACGACTATAA
- the prpD gene encoding 2-methylcitrate dehydratase PrpD — MENHVVKTRRSAEEFPREEHLAFLIAQVAADPVAVPEDTKEMILNRIIDNAAVSAASVLRRPVTVARRQAEAHKVSTGGAKVFGIEGNYSAEWAAFANGVAVRELDFHDTFLAADYSHPGDNIPAILAAAQHKKVSGTDLIRGLATGYEIQVDLVRGMCLHEFKIDHVAHLGPSVAAGLGTMLKLPVDVIYQAIGQALHTTTATRQSRKGEISSWKAFAPAFAGKMGIEAVDRAMRGEGAPSPIWEGEDGVIAWLLGGPDREYIIPLPAQGEPKRAILDTFTKEHSAEYQSQAPIDLARRMREKISDLSQVEEIVLHTSHHTHYVIGTGSNDPQKFDPKASRETLDHSIMYIFAVALEDGTWHHEHSYAPERANRPETIELWHKISTVEDPEWTRRYHAEDPNEKAFGCRAEVRMKDGTVIVDELAIADAHPLGARPFARPQYEEKFRTLAEGVVTKAEQDRFLKAVDNIERLDDLGELNIVLEADVLAKAPSTPEGLL, encoded by the coding sequence ATGGAAAATCATGTAGTAAAAACACGTCGTTCAGCAGAAGAGTTTCCCCGCGAGGAACACCTTGCTTTCTTAATCGCCCAGGTTGCGGCTGACCCTGTTGCAGTTCCTGAAGACACCAAGGAGATGATCCTCAACCGCATTATTGATAATGCTGCGGTGTCGGCGGCCTCTGTGCTTCGCCGTCCCGTGACTGTTGCGCGTCGTCAGGCCGAAGCGCATAAGGTGAGCACCGGGGGTGCAAAGGTCTTCGGCATTGAAGGAAATTACTCTGCTGAGTGGGCTGCTTTTGCCAATGGTGTTGCCGTGCGCGAGTTGGACTTCCACGATACTTTCCTCGCCGCTGACTACTCTCACCCAGGTGATAACATCCCAGCTATTCTTGCTGCAGCGCAGCATAAGAAGGTGTCCGGCACGGATCTGATCCGCGGTTTGGCTACCGGCTATGAAATTCAGGTGGATTTGGTGCGTGGCATGTGCCTGCACGAGTTCAAGATCGACCATGTGGCTCATCTGGGCCCTTCCGTAGCGGCTGGTTTGGGCACCATGCTGAAGTTGCCGGTTGATGTGATTTATCAGGCTATTGGCCAGGCATTGCACACTACGACTGCAACCCGCCAGTCCCGCAAGGGCGAGATTTCTTCGTGGAAGGCTTTCGCACCGGCGTTTGCGGGCAAGATGGGTATCGAGGCAGTTGACCGCGCGATGCGTGGCGAGGGCGCACCATCCCCGATTTGGGAAGGCGAAGATGGTGTAATCGCGTGGCTTTTGGGTGGTCCGGATCGCGAATATATTATTCCGCTGCCTGCCCAAGGTGAGCCGAAGCGCGCAATTCTGGATACGTTTACTAAGGAGCATTCCGCGGAGTACCAGTCCCAAGCACCGATTGATCTCGCGCGCCGCATGCGGGAGAAGATTTCCGATCTTTCCCAGGTGGAGGAGATTGTTCTGCACACCTCGCACCACACCCATTATGTGATTGGTACTGGTTCGAACGATCCCCAGAAGTTCGATCCGAAGGCGTCGCGTGAGACGCTTGACCACTCCATCATGTACATCTTTGCCGTGGCTTTGGAGGATGGTACCTGGCACCACGAGCATTCCTACGCCCCAGAGCGCGCTAATCGCCCTGAGACGATCGAGTTGTGGCACAAGATTAGTACGGTGGAGGACCCAGAGTGGACTCGCCGCTACCATGCTGAAGATCCGAACGAGAAGGCCTTTGGTTGCCGCGCTGAGGTGCGCATGAAGGACGGCACTGTAATCGTTGATGAGCTTGCGATTGCGGATGCTCATCCGCTGGGAGCTCGCCCCTTTGCCCGCCCGCAGTACGAGGAGAAGTTCCGCACGTTGGCTGAGGGTGTGGTGACGAAGGCTGAGCAGGATCGTTTCCTCAAGGCTGTTGACAATATTGAACGCTTGGATGATTTAGGCGAGCTCAACATTGTGCTTGAAGCGGATGTGCTGGCTAAGGCTCCTTCCACACCTGAGGGGCTGCTGTGA
- the prpB gene encoding methylisocitrate lyase codes for MSVFSTVAPARRRHAFREALAAQKICRIPGAFSPLVARAIEQKGFEGVYISGAVVAADLALPDIGLTTLTEVAHRTHQIARVTNLPVLVDADTGFGEPMSAARTIVELEAAGAAGCHLEDQVNPKRCGHLDGKAVVPADEMIRRIGAAVSARQDENFVICARTDAAGIEGIDAAIERAKAYADAGADVIFTEALKDADDFKKFRDAVDTPLLANMTEFGKSELLSASQLESIGYNAVIYPVTTLRIAMGQVENALDDIAETGTQVEWLDRMQHRARLYELLRYEDFNVFDQKLFTYSKES; via the coding sequence GTGAGTGTCTTTAGTACTGTCGCCCCAGCACGGCGTCGACACGCTTTCCGCGAAGCGCTTGCGGCGCAGAAGATCTGCCGCATCCCCGGTGCGTTTTCCCCGCTTGTAGCGCGCGCGATTGAGCAGAAGGGTTTTGAGGGGGTGTATATCTCGGGCGCTGTGGTTGCTGCTGATCTTGCTTTGCCGGACATTGGTTTGACCACGTTGACTGAGGTTGCACACCGTACCCATCAGATTGCGCGGGTGACGAATCTGCCTGTGCTTGTCGACGCCGATACTGGCTTCGGCGAACCGATGTCCGCTGCCCGCACCATCGTGGAATTGGAGGCGGCTGGCGCCGCCGGGTGCCACTTGGAGGATCAGGTGAATCCGAAGCGCTGTGGGCATTTGGATGGCAAGGCTGTGGTGCCTGCTGATGAGATGATTCGCCGGATTGGTGCTGCGGTGTCTGCGCGTCAGGATGAGAATTTTGTGATCTGTGCGCGTACGGACGCTGCTGGTATTGAGGGGATTGATGCGGCGATTGAGCGTGCGAAGGCCTATGCGGATGCGGGCGCGGATGTGATTTTCACCGAGGCGTTGAAAGACGCCGACGATTTTAAGAAGTTCCGCGATGCGGTGGATACCCCGCTGCTGGCGAATATGACGGAGTTTGGCAAGTCTGAGCTGCTGTCTGCGTCGCAGTTGGAGTCGATTGGCTATAACGCGGTGATTTATCCGGTGACAACCTTGCGTATTGCGATGGGCCAGGTGGAAAACGCTTTAGATGATATCGCAGAAACCGGCACTCAGGTTGAGTGGCTCGATCGTATGCAGCATCGTGCGCGGCTGTATGAGTTGCTTCGCTATGAGGATTTCAATGTCTTTGACCAAAAATTGTTCACATACTCGAAGGAGAGTTAA
- a CDS encoding bifunctional 2-methylcitrate synthase/citrate synthase, which translates to MSDTQAPEIRKGLNGVVVDYTAISKVVPETNSLTYRGYPVQELARYCSFEEVAYLLWNGELPSPDELRRFSIREKALRRIDRGLIDLVRSMPLSCHPMDVLRSAVSYIGAQDPEAYTKDSDHIRRSSLELMAKLPTIVALDIRRRRGLDFIEPSTKKGFSENFLDMVFGEGVCDRADVEAFDKSMILYAEHSFNASTFTARVVSSTMSDTYSAVTAAIGALKGPLHGGANEAVMHTMLEIDDPKKAREWVNNSLDNKNLIMGFGHRVYKKGDSRVPTMEAAFRELAVKHDGEKWVKMYEEMAAAMDERTGIKPNLDFPSGPAYHLLGFDVEFFTPLFVMARITGWTAHIVEQNESNALIRPLSAYNGQEQRKVPASVD; encoded by the coding sequence ATGTCTGATACTCAAGCACCCGAGATTCGTAAAGGTTTGAATGGTGTTGTTGTTGACTACACCGCTATTTCGAAGGTTGTTCCGGAGACCAACTCGCTGACCTATCGCGGGTATCCGGTTCAGGAGCTGGCCCGCTACTGCTCGTTTGAGGAGGTTGCGTACCTGCTGTGGAACGGGGAGCTTCCGAGCCCTGATGAGCTGCGTCGTTTCTCGATTCGTGAGAAGGCGTTGCGTCGTATCGACCGTGGCCTGATTGATCTGGTGCGTTCCATGCCGTTGAGCTGCCACCCGATGGATGTGCTGCGTTCGGCAGTGTCCTATATCGGTGCCCAGGACCCTGAGGCGTATACGAAGGATTCGGATCATATTCGTCGTTCCTCTCTTGAGCTGATGGCGAAGCTGCCGACGATTGTGGCCTTGGATATTCGTCGTCGTCGCGGTTTGGATTTCATTGAGCCTTCCACCAAGAAGGGCTTCTCGGAAAACTTCCTCGACATGGTCTTCGGTGAGGGTGTGTGTGATCGTGCGGATGTGGAGGCTTTTGATAAGTCGATGATTCTGTACGCGGAGCACTCCTTTAATGCCTCAACGTTTACTGCGCGTGTGGTTTCCTCCACGATGAGTGACACGTATTCGGCGGTGACTGCTGCAATTGGTGCGCTGAAGGGACCACTGCACGGTGGTGCGAACGAGGCAGTGATGCACACCATGTTGGAGATTGATGATCCAAAGAAGGCTCGTGAGTGGGTAAATAATTCCCTTGATAATAAGAATTTGATCATGGGCTTTGGCCACCGCGTGTACAAGAAGGGTGATTCCCGCGTTCCTACTATGGAGGCTGCATTCCGTGAGCTTGCAGTCAAGCATGACGGTGAGAAGTGGGTGAAGATGTACGAGGAAATGGCTGCGGCTATGGATGAGCGTACCGGCATTAAGCCAAACCTTGATTTCCCTTCTGGTCCTGCCTATCACTTGCTCGGCTTTGATGTGGAGTTCTTCACGCCACTGTTTGTGATGGCGCGTATTACCGGTTGGACTGCGCATATCGTTGAGCAGAATGAGTCGAATGCGTTGATCCGTCCGCTGTCTGCCTATAACGGTCAGGAACAGCGAAAGGTCCCTGCAAGCGTGGATTAG
- a CDS encoding MazG nucleotide pyrophosphohydrolase domain-containing protein translates to MWTSSDTVLLLDPRWPTMLPFELVAQIAGEIHFTDEVPITVRWNFGDIVSPGHARWLVSTQQFHEEVQKALTSGATLIEVPSRADAVGQAVATMQRALQLGEWERTQTHASLIPYMEEEATELIEAIIDGASDEHLCSELGDVLLQILFHAEIAARRGSFDFSDVALSFVNKMKKRSPYLFDGTDEMVEIERQELLWQQGKHS, encoded by the coding sequence ATGTGGACTTCCTCCGATACCGTACTACTCCTCGACCCCCGCTGGCCCACCATGCTCCCGTTTGAGCTCGTCGCCCAAATCGCGGGGGAAATCCACTTCACCGACGAAGTCCCTATCACTGTGCGCTGGAATTTCGGCGATATCGTCTCCCCAGGCCATGCGCGCTGGCTAGTGAGCACCCAACAATTCCACGAAGAAGTACAAAAAGCTCTCACCAGCGGCGCCACCCTCATCGAGGTCCCTTCGCGTGCCGACGCCGTGGGGCAGGCCGTTGCTACCATGCAACGCGCTCTCCAGCTCGGGGAATGGGAACGTACCCAAACTCATGCTTCTCTGATCCCTTATATGGAAGAAGAAGCAACCGAACTGATCGAAGCAATTATTGATGGCGCCAGCGATGAGCACCTGTGTTCCGAACTAGGCGATGTGTTACTCCAAATCCTCTTCCATGCGGAAATCGCGGCGCGCCGGGGCAGTTTTGATTTTTCCGATGTTGCTTTGAGTTTTGTCAATAAGATGAAAAAGCGCTCCCCCTACTTGTTCGATGGCACGGATGAAATGGTGGAGATTGAGCGCCAAGAGCTGCTGTGGCAGCAAGGTAAACACTCATAA
- a CDS encoding lytic transglycosylase domain-containing protein — protein MGQGLRKAAGCGLGVILAVILVVSFVGWSLSFLEGGAPIKQLQPIPEDVPPARGEIVAPIDVHAPGRTSDKLQFWADPIAADTGISSAAVRAYANAELIAKDAWPECNIAWTTLAGIGYVETRHGTYSGELFNARSIDENGFIHPPIVGIALDGSPGFALIRDTDGGKLDGDTEFDRAVGPMQFIPTSWAKYGRDANGDGRADPNQIDDAALSAANLLCSRGDMSTPEGWTAAIRAYNNSQEYVLKVRNAAASYALRQPAV, from the coding sequence ATGGGTCAAGGCTTACGCAAGGCAGCAGGATGTGGATTGGGAGTAATTCTCGCAGTCATTCTCGTCGTATCCTTCGTGGGGTGGAGCTTGTCCTTCCTTGAAGGGGGTGCGCCGATTAAGCAGTTGCAACCTATTCCTGAAGATGTTCCTCCGGCGCGTGGTGAAATCGTCGCACCTATCGATGTTCACGCACCAGGGCGTACCAGTGACAAACTCCAGTTCTGGGCTGATCCTATTGCCGCTGATACCGGTATTTCTTCAGCTGCGGTTCGGGCCTATGCCAATGCGGAGTTGATTGCTAAGGATGCATGGCCGGAGTGCAATATTGCGTGGACCACGCTTGCGGGTATTGGGTATGTGGAAACGCGCCACGGTACCTATTCCGGTGAGTTATTCAATGCCCGTTCCATTGACGAAAATGGGTTTATTCATCCTCCGATCGTTGGTATTGCGCTTGATGGTTCCCCGGGTTTTGCGCTGATTCGCGATACTGATGGTGGGAAGTTGGATGGGGATACTGAATTTGATCGGGCAGTAGGTCCCATGCAGTTCATTCCTACTAGTTGGGCGAAGTATGGGCGGGATGCCAATGGGGATGGGCGCGCAGATCCGAATCAAATTGACGATGCTGCTCTATCGGCAGCCAATCTGTTGTGTAGTCGTGGGGATATGTCCACTCCGGAAGGTTGGACGGCGGCTATTCGTGCCTATAACAACTCGCAAGAGTATGTGCTGAAGGTGCGAAATGCGGCGGCTTCCTATGCTCTTCGCCAGCCTGCTGTGTGA